The sequence below is a genomic window from Candidatus Eisenbacteria bacterium.
ATCCGGTCGCAACGCGTCGCGTGCCGGCGTGAAACACCTGGCACTCCGGGTGTGAGTCGATGGCCTCGAGTCCGGTGATGATTCCGCCCTCGCCGATCGCCTCGGGATACCCGGCCGCGCACAGCGCCACCGAAACCGTTGCGCCCGGCGCGCGAGTCACCGCGGTGCGATCGAGTTTGCCGCGCGCAGCGCCGGCGAGCAGCCGGGTGAGCGAGCCGTCGATCAGCGGCACCAGCGCCTCGGTCTCCGGATCTCCGAAACGCACGTTGAACTCGAGCACCTGCGGTCCGTCCTGCGTGAGCATCAGGCCGACGAACAGCGTGCCCTTGAAAGACATCCCTCGCGCGGCCATCTCGCGCAGCACCGGAGCCACCACCTCGGCACCGATGCGGGTCTCGAGCGCCGCGTCGAGGGCCAAGGCCGGCGCATAGGCGCCCATGCCGCCGGTATTCGGGCCGCGATCGCCATCGTGCGCGCGCTTGTAGTCGCGCGCCGGCGGCAGCAGCACGAAGCGCTCACCATCGCACACCGCGAGCATCGAGACCTCTTCCCCGACCAGATACGTTTCGATCAGCAGCGACGCGCCCGCGGCGCCGAATCGCTGATCCTCGAGACACGCCCGCGCGAACGCCTCGGCCTCGGCGGCCTCCGACGTGACGCACACGCCCTTGCCGGCCGCGAGGCCATCGGCCTTGAG
It includes:
- the purD gene encoding phosphoribosylamine--glycine ligase, with product MSARERILVIGDGGREHALAWRLSRDPETEWLGVAPGNDGMRATFDCVDVSPVDLPAQLELARRVRATLVVVGPEAPLAAGVVDAFEGAGITCYGPGREAARLESSKWFAKQVMHAAGVPTASAECCRTLEAARAALAMSRGPWVLKADGLAAGKGVCVTSEAAEAEAFARACLEDQRFGAAGASLLIETYLVGEEVSMLAVCDGERFVLLPPARDYKRAHDGDRGPNTGGMGAYAPALALDAALETRIGAEVVAPVLREMAARGMSFKGTLFVGLMLTQDGPQVLEFNVRFGDPETEALVPLIDGSLTRLLAGAARGKLDRTAVTRAPGATVSVALCAAGYPEAIGEGGIITGLEAIDSHPECQVFHAGTRRVATGWEVRGGRAAHVVARASDLATARTRAYAAVAALGGSGWRVRHDIASPDPVAAGIEGRA